A single genomic interval of Antechinus flavipes isolate AdamAnt ecotype Samford, QLD, Australia chromosome 1, AdamAnt_v2, whole genome shotgun sequence harbors:
- the LOC127539226 gene encoding sperm-specific protein Phi-1-like: MQALLAARAQNRNKSSREESPSQSRSRSSPSRSWSQSPSRSRSRSHSQSASPSPSPPRHQTRTAHFHHSSSRAHPHTHSHFNSHDSNSCPKRRKATGLTKRKAKKGSRPTCGRKKRAGRRRK; this comes from the exons ATGCAGGCGCTCCTTGCTGCTCGGGCCCAGAACCGAAACAAGTCCTCTAGAGAAGAGAGTCCAAGCCAGAGCCGCAGCCGCAGCAGCCCGAGCCGGAGCTGGAGCCAGAGTCCCAGCCGGAGCCGCAGCAGGAGCCACAGTCAAAGCGCCAGTCCAAGCCCTAGCCCACCCAGGCACCAAACCAGGACAGCACACTTCCATCACTCCTCATCCCGAGCCCACCCCCACACTCACTCCCACTTTAATTCCCATGATTCCAACAGTTGCCCTAAAAGAAGGAAGGCAACAGGGTTAACCAAAAGGAAGGCCAAGAAAGGAAGCCGGCCAACATGTGGAAGGAAGAAACGAGCAG GGAGGAGACGAAAATGA